In the Streptomyces sp. SJL17-4 genome, TCGCGGCGCCGGAGCGGGCGATGAGGCCCTCGGCGACGGCGTCGGCGATCACGCGGGTGAGCAGGGTGACGGAGCGGATCGCGTCGTCGTTGCCCGGGATCTTGTAGTCGACCTCGTCGGGGTCGCAGTTGGTGTCGAGGATCGCGACGACCGGGATGTGGAGCTTGCGCGCCTCACCGACGGCGATGTGCTCCTTCTTGGTGTCGACGATCCAGACGGCGCTCGGCACCTTCTGCATCTCGCGGATACCACCGAGGGTCTTCTCCAGCTTGGCCTTCTCGCGGGAGAGGACCAGGAGCTCCTTCTTGGTGAGGCCGGAGGCGGCCACGTCCTCGAAGTCGATCTGCTCGAGCTCCTTGAGGCGCTGCAGACGCTTGTAGACGGTGGAGAAGTTGGTGAGCATGCCACCGAGCCAACGCTGGTTGACGTACGGCATGCCGACACGCGTCGCCTGCTCGGCGATGGCCTCCTGGGCCTGCTTCTTCGTACCGACGAACATGATGGAGCCGCCGTGCGCGACGGTCTCCTTGACGAACTCGTAGGCGCGGTCGATGTACGACAGCGACTGGAGCAGGTCGATGATGTAGATGCCGTTGCGCTCGGTGAAGATGAAGCGCTTCATCTTCGGGTTCCAGCGACGGGTCTGGTGACCGAAGTGGACGCCGCTCTCCAGCAGCTCCCGCATCGTGACGACGGCCATGGCCGTATCTCCTTGAGTTTCTCGGTTATGTTCCTGACGCCCCGACGCGCCATGCCCGCAAGGGACCGAAAGGCGCTGCCACGACCGGTGAGGGTAGTGGCGGGGCGTGCGAAGTCGACCCGGTGACCCGGGTCGCCATAGGAAGTGTACGGGAACCCGGGAGCAGCGGGTGACGGCACTGTCCACAACCCGCGAGCAGTCCACAGATACCGTCCGCGACCCCCGTGAACCGGACGTGCGCGGGAGCGTTCTCCCATGCACCTCACGGCACTGATCCTCACCCTCGGTCTCCTGTGGCCGGTGGGCCCGCCACCCCCGGAGATCCTCCGCGGCTGGCAGCCGCCACCGGGCCCCTACGCGGCCGGCCACCGCGGCGTCGACCTGGCCGCACCACCGGGC is a window encoding:
- the rpsB gene encoding 30S ribosomal protein S2, producing the protein MAVVTMRELLESGVHFGHQTRRWNPKMKRFIFTERNGIYIIDLLQSLSYIDRAYEFVKETVAHGGSIMFVGTKKQAQEAIAEQATRVGMPYVNQRWLGGMLTNFSTVYKRLQRLKELEQIDFEDVAASGLTKKELLVLSREKAKLEKTLGGIREMQKVPSAVWIVDTKKEHIAVGEARKLHIPVVAILDTNCDPDEVDYKIPGNDDAIRSVTLLTRVIADAVAEGLIARSGAATGDSKPGEKAAGEPLAEWERDLLEGEKKADDAEVQTSAETEKVADAEAADAPAEVAAEAAEAPAADAEQA